Part of the Vicinamibacterales bacterium genome, CGACCTGCGCGGCGTGCCCGGAATCGGCTGCGCCCGGGCGGCGCAGTTGCTCGCCGCGATCGAGGCCGGACGGCGGACGCTGGTCCGGCCGCGCCGCGAGCGCACCCAGATCCTGTGCGCCGTCGATGCCGCGCAGCTGCTGGTGCCGCAGTTCGGGGCGCTGCCGGTCGAGCACTTCGGGCTGCTGCTGCTCGACACCAAGCACCGCGTCACCCGCACGACGCTGCTGTCGGTCGGCACGCTCGACGCCAGCATCGTCCATCCGCGCGACGTGTTCCGGGCCGCGGCGATCGCCGGCGCCTCGGCGCTGGTGCTGTTCCACAACCATCCGTCCGGCGACCCGGCGCCGAGCGCGGACGACGTGGCGCTGACGAAGCGGATGATCCGCGCCGGCGATCTGATGGGCATCACCGTGCTGGAT contains:
- the radC gene encoding DNA repair protein RadC; the encoded protein is MKSVAPHDRPREKLERVGAAGLGDNELLAIVLGHGDPRAGALDLANAVLAAVGGLHGLARATPDDLRGVPGIGCARAAQLLAAIEAGRRTLVRPRRERTQILCAVDAAQLLVPQFGALPVEHFGLLLLDTKHRVTRTTLLSVGTLDASIVHPRDVFRAAAIAGASALVLFHNHPSGDPAPSADDVALTKRMIRAGDLMGITVLDHIIVAESRYASLRERGDLIE